From a region of the Rhodococcus opacus B4 genome:
- a CDS encoding tyrosine-type recombinase/integrase, with amino-acid sequence MILEEKWPVLCRHERAAEWLQIWTDLGRAPRTIDAYARGLAEYLLVCEREGVDPVVATRAQIALFVRDLRTRPSRRGTNVVALDSGSGLANATLQQRLVPVRLFYDFLVEEGVRESNPVGRGRYTPGRHFGGQPRPLVPRMVKLPWIPGEAEWLQLLDVFRLEPIRNRLMLALAYDSALRREELCSLRTDDLDPAHRMLRVRPETTKTRRGRVVPYSAATGVLLSGYLAHRAGISRARGPLFLSESRRNFGEPLSLWSWSKVVRRVALAADVPQFSTHTTRHLCLTDLARMGWELHAIATFAGHRSTESTLTYIHLSGRDLAEKLNRAMTHLHAQRISMLTAPDGTGPA; translated from the coding sequence ATGATCTTGGAAGAGAAGTGGCCGGTCCTGTGCCGGCACGAGCGGGCGGCCGAGTGGTTGCAGATCTGGACCGATCTGGGGCGGGCGCCTCGCACGATCGATGCGTACGCTCGCGGCCTGGCCGAGTACCTGCTCGTCTGCGAGCGTGAAGGCGTCGATCCGGTTGTCGCGACCCGGGCCCAAATCGCCTTGTTTGTAAGGGACTTGCGGACTCGACCGAGTCGGCGCGGTACCAATGTTGTCGCGTTGGACTCGGGTTCGGGTCTGGCGAACGCGACGCTGCAGCAGCGACTGGTTCCGGTGCGGTTGTTCTACGACTTCCTGGTCGAGGAGGGGGTCCGCGAGTCCAACCCGGTCGGTCGCGGGCGTTACACGCCGGGCCGGCACTTCGGTGGGCAGCCCCGGCCGCTCGTCCCGCGGATGGTCAAGTTGCCGTGGATCCCCGGCGAGGCCGAGTGGTTGCAGCTGCTCGACGTTTTCCGGCTCGAGCCGATCCGTAACCGGCTGATGCTGGCGCTGGCCTACGACTCGGCGCTGCGCCGTGAAGAGCTGTGCTCGCTCCGTACCGACGATCTCGATCCCGCGCACCGCATGCTGCGGGTGCGGCCGGAGACGACCAAGACCCGTCGAGGGCGGGTGGTGCCGTACTCTGCGGCGACCGGGGTGCTGCTGTCGGGCTACCTCGCCCACCGGGCCGGGATCAGCCGCGCCCGGGGGCCGCTGTTCTTGTCCGAGTCACGGCGCAATTTCGGTGAGCCGCTGAGCTTGTGGAGCTGGTCGAAGGTGGTGCGGCGAGTCGCGTTGGCTGCTGATGTTCCGCAGTTCTCTACGCATACCACCCGACACCTGTGTCTGACCGACCTGGCGCGAATGGGCTGGGAGCTGCATGCGATCGCAACCTTCGCCGGGCACCGTTCCACCGAGTCGACGCTGACCTATATTCACCTGTCGGGTCGGGATCTTGCGGAGAAGCTGAATCGTGCAATGACGCACCTGCATGCGCAGCGCATCAGCATGCTCACCGCACCCGACGGGACGGGTCCGGCGTGA